The genomic region ACGGTGGCGCCGCCGAGCTGCCGGCCGCGGGAAAACTCCTCGAATTCTTTGGGCGTATCGGCGGTGATGATGCCGACTGCGCTGATCCAGCCGCGGCAGTTCGGCTCACAGGCGATCCAGTTGAACTTCATCGGCAGCTTGCGCTCTTCGAGGGCAGCGCCGGCGCGGGCCGACGATCCGAATGTCGCAACGGCGCCCGCCAACGCGACTCCAAAAACGGCGGTTCCCACCACCAACCAGCCGCGAAGATTAAGGGAGTTCAGAAGTCTCAATCTGGTTCCTTCCCCAAGCCCGAAAAGCCCCAAGGTCCCCAACAATCCCCAGTAGCGCTATCTGAGTCCATCATACAGGCGTATGTTTCTACACACGGCCGTCATAAAAATGGTATCCGGGCGAATACAGATCGTCCACAGATACTTGCTGCACTGCTCCCAAAAAGCATACGAAATATGGCGTGGAAACAACAGCTTACAGTTCCCTGCGGCGGAACCGGGCAACACCTCGCTCAACATCGCAGCACAACGCACATGAAGCATTCAGCCTGCGAGCATTGTTCCAGTTCCGTCGATGGTGTGCTCCGGCTGCCGCGCAGATTCGGCCGCGCGCTGATCTGGCTGTATCGCCATACGCTGTCACCCCTGATCGGTTACAATTGCCGGCACCTGCCGACCTGCTCCGTCTATGGCGATGAGGCGATCGACCGGTTCGGGCTTTGGGCCGGCGGCTGGATGACGCTTGCGCGCCTGCTCCGCTGCAATCCCTTGGGCACGTCCGGCATCGACAACGTACCTCTCACCGCGCCGCGAGGCGCACGCTGGTATCTGCCCTGGCGTTATGGCCGCTGGCGCGGGGTCAATGCATCCTGACGTTGCGGCGGCGCTTTGTGCGGCGCTGCCCGACCGGAACCTTAAAGTTTCCGCTTGCGTTGTTTTGGTGCTCCCACGGGAGGAAACAACAATGCGCTGGAAAATCAGCCCGAATTTTCACGTCAAGCCTGGTCCGAACCTCGACCACAGGGGACACGATCCGAGAACCATCGACCTGCTCGCCATCATCGCCTTGCTCGCACTCGTCCTCGGCTCCGGCTGGTATCTGGCGAGGAGCCTTGCGACACAGCCGAGCACGACGACCTTCATCGTGCCGAGCCAGAGCGTGCATTGGTAGCTTAGAGGTCCAGCACCAGCCGCTCGGAATCCGAGCCGGCCACGCAAACCATGAGATAGCGCCCGCGCTCACGTTCGGCGTGGTGCCGCTGGCGACCGGTCGCACCCGCAAGATGATGGAGCCGTTTCTGCTGAGCCGCCGCACAAGGCGGCGACGCGCGCCTCGCATGCGGGTGAGGAGCTGCTGTTCGTCGTCAACGGCAGGATCGCGATCAAGCTGGACGGCGAAGAGCTCGTGCTTGGCCGGGGG from Bradyrhizobium sp. CB1015 harbors:
- the yidD gene encoding membrane protein insertion efficiency factor YidD, whose product is MKHSACEHCSSSVDGVLRLPRRFGRALIWLYRHTLSPLIGYNCRHLPTCSVYGDEAIDRFGLWAGGWMTLARLLRCNPLGTSGIDNVPLTAPRGARWYLPWRYGRWRGVNAS